Genomic window (Candidatus Scalindua japonica):
TTAAAATGCCTTCTCACCAAAAGCATCTTCAAACCGTTTGTTAAAAGAGTCAGGAGTGTAATTATAGTTTTGCGGACCATAAACCTCTACACAATAAGCGGCACTGACTGAGCCTATTCTTGCCGCATGAACAATATCACTGTCTGACAAAAAGAACCCTTTTATTAAACCGGCCCTGTAAGCATCTCCGGCCCCTGTGGGATCTTTAACAGAATTAACATCGGCAGCAGGAATATCAATATTCTTAGTTTGACCATGCTCTTTCATTATTACGGTCGAACCGTGTTCGCTTTTTGTCTGTACCAGTATCTCCGTCTTCTCCAGAATATCTTCTATCGTCATGGAAGTTTTCTCCTGGGTCAACTGCAGCTCATAATCATTACAGATAAAAATCTTGGACCCGTCCATCATCTCTATAAGTTTTTCTTTAGTCCATGCCGGTAGAGATTGCCCCGGGTCAAAAATATAATCTACTTTTTTCTGTTTATATATATTGGAAAAATTAAACATGTCATCCAGATTTCCCGGTGAAACAATGGCAACAGTGTTACTGTGGTCCGCTGATTGAAAATCATAACTGGCACAGAATTTCATTGCACCTGGATTAAATGCCGTTATCTGATTGTCTGACAGATCTGTAGTAATATAAGCACCTGCTGTAAGCTCTTCTTCGACAACCTTGATATTATCCGTAGAAATACTGTTCTTATTAAACCACTCTCTATAAGACTCGAAATCACGACCGGCAGTTGCTACTATTGTCGGGCTTTCACCTTGCAGAGAAAGCGCGTACGCGATATTCCCGGCAGTGCCTCCAAAGTTCTCCTTTAATTCATTTATCATAAAACAGACATTAAGGACATGCACCTTATCCGGAAGTATGTGATCGGAAAACTTGCCGGGAAAGTCCATAATCCTGTCATAAGCCAGTGATCCGGAAACAATAGTATTCATCTCTTCTCCTAATAATAAAAAAATTTATCCAGACATAATAACGAATTGTCTTTTAAAAATCTAGAAATATTAATTATGTAGCGCCCGTTGCCTAAACGGGCATTTCCTCATCAATGAAACAACCGCTGTCTGTAGGGTCCGTTTCCCTAAACGGACTTTCCCGGAATGACCATTTGTTTTACGAACGTTATAAAAGCGCGTTTGCCCGCCCGGATGAAACCGTTCGGACGGGGGAAACGGGCGCTACGTTACAGGAATAAAATAGTGGGACCTACTCTGCTTCTATTGACAACTCAACACCGACAACCCTTTCTAACCCCGCTACATTAATACCAAAATCAGCTAAAGCCCGGTAGAATGCGTGATTAAAATCAAGCAGGACTCTCTGGCTGTCAATAAGGTCCAGAAAGCCTACCTGGCCAGCCTGGTATCCACTCTCCGCCGCTTTCATAGACTGTATTGCCTGCGGTATAATACTGTCCCGGTATAGCTTTACGAGCCTCTCCGCGGTCTGTACTTTAAAGTGAAGATCTTTCACCTCGAAAAGTGTCATATTCTCCCTGTTTTTGTAAGCCATTTTACTGGACTTCAACCTCGCATTCGCCTCTCTTACACCCGCGTCATGTTTCCTTTTCTGAAATATGGGTACGTTCATGCTCAAGGTCCCTGTATACGAGTCCCTGCTCTCTCCAATCGGTGATAAAAATACACTCGATGGCATATCATTGATAAATGTATAATTAAGACCAAATGTAAAGTCAGGGTAGTACTGTTTTTTTGCGAGTTTGTAAGCCGCCTTGTCTCTCTCAATTTTATATTTAAGAATACTGAGATCAGGACTGACCTCTTTAGCTTTTTCGTACAGATCTTTGAGAGAAACGGTGAGTTGCTCAATATCCACTTCCTCGGGAGTACCAAGTGGTGAGTCGGGGTGGCGGTTTAATAAAGTATTTATTCTTGCTACAGCAGTCTCTTTAAGCTGCTCCAGGGATATCAGTTCGTTTATCATTCCGGAAAGCTCTACCTGCGCTTTTAAGACGTCCTGTTGTGTCGATTTACCGGTGGCATATTTTACCTCCGCAATCTTGACAAACCTCTTTAAAAGGTCTCTGCTCTCCTCGTTTATGCTGATCGATTTATATGCCCAGTATAATTCATAAAACGCGGATTTAGCTTTTGCTACAATCTCTCTTTCAAGTGTTCTATATCTTCCTCCGGATACTTTCGCTTCACTCCTCGCCACCTCTCCCTTCAATCTGAGTTTTCCGAAGAAAGGTATCTTCTGTGATGCCGTTACCCCCGCCTGCTTTTCACCCACACGGGTCTGTACCTGTTCGCCAAAATAGGTAAATCCTATTACAGGATCGTCCAGCGCCTTCTCCTGTACTATCTTCTCTGTTGACGCGCTCCATCTCAGCTTTGCCGCCTGAAGTTCAGGGTTTGCCCTTAACGCTTCATCTATTACCCATCTGATTTTTAAGACGTTGGTGTTCTCCTCCGCCGTTACAATGTTTGTGAACATTGCAATAAAGAGTAACAGGGCTGATAAAGACATAAAGAAAGAAAAGAATCTATTTTTAATAATTCCAGAATTCATTGATAACCTCTTTTATTTTGAATTAATCAGTGCTCTACGGGAAGACTTCTCTCGCCAACATGTCATTCTGAAGGAGGAACGACTGAAAAATCTCTTCATGGAAACCCTACAAACCTTACAAAACATCAATTGGACCGTCTATATATTCTCATTTTACAAAGTAAAATGCCAGATAGTTTTTTCCTCTCTTCCCCGGACAAAAGACGCCGAGACTCTTTCCCACGCTTTACTTGTTCACTTGTTTCCACGCAATATCAAATTCTTTTTTCCTGATTTTCCTGCATTCCTTAGCGGTAATAATATTTCTCTGCGGAAGGCTACCGCCTTCCATTAAAAAAATAGAGAGAAGCAGAGATACAGAGTAAAGAGGCTTCAGAGATCAGAGTTAAAATGGGGAAAACACAAGACGAAACCCAATAACGTCGTCCCCGTCATCTGGATTGTCCCCGCCACGGTAAGCGCAACGCACGAACCCGCTGATATTGTTGAAACAACCGCCACGAATAACTCGGTAACTATCTTTAGATTCATTCAGGTTTTCTCTTCCATCATCCGGAACATATGGATACTCCTTATAAATACTTCGTGTCCATTCCCACACATTCCCGCTCATCTCCTCGCAGCCATAAGGAGTTACTCCTGTGGAAAAGCAACCTGCCGCACTGGTAGAGCCGATGCCTGTGTCGGAGTAATTCGCGCAATTCGTGTCAGGTTCATTTCCCCATGGATAGATGCGTTCCGGATCAGTGTTGGCTTCAAGCGTAGGAACACCAATTTTATTCATATCGTTAACAGGTTTCATGAACTTTTTTATAGGTATCTCCAGACCACCACGTATTGCCTTCTCCCACTCAGCCTCGGTTGGTAGCTTTACTATGAGGTCGCCAGGGAGAATACCCTGATTTTTCCATACCTCATTCAACCATCGTGTAAATGCCAGAGACTCATACCACGTCACTCCGACAACCGGATGATCAGGCAGGGAAAACGGAATACTGAATTGATATGGCCCTTCTCTGAATGTATCATCCCACCTTCCCTTTACTTTTCCATCCTGCCATATTTTAACATCCTTTGCCTCTTTCCAATACTCTTCTTTTTTGTATCCACTATCATCTATAAATTTCTGAAATTGTGATTGTGTAACAGGATATTGAGAGATCCAGAAATCATGAGAAAGAGTATCATTCCGGTGCAAACCCTCTTTTTCACCCATCTGAAAATCTCCTTTCGGGACCAGGCAAAAAGGCATTTCATCTAGAGATATTACCTCTTTTCGCGCATCGCCTATACGTGCCAGGTTGACACCGGCAGTTGTTCTCTCACCGGGAGGAAACGCGTTTATAGAGATGATCTCCCGTAGATAAAGTCTTACTTTTTCCAACTTTTTGCGGTTTGGTTCACTCAATTTAGTAAGATTTGTACTTTCAGCTAGAGCTTCAGCGGCAATGTGCGCGCCCCAGATATCTTCAGTTTTTTTGCTTATATCTTCCGGTTCGCAATAGCACATCGCATCTACGAATGTCCAGATTATCGAACTTGTTCCGCGGGCAGCTTTGGCACAGGCAAGCAGAGCTACCTCACGCCAGCGATTTGGTTCTTTCCTGACCAGTTCGGCTATTTGATCCGGGAAGTCGGTATCTGTAAGATAGCAGGCTGAGAGATACTCCTGGAAAGTGCGATGTGGAAATGTATAGACCTTAATACCACGAGGTAAGAGAATCCCTGCACGGTCAACGAGAAATTCTATCAGCCTCGCGGGTTTGACTTCAGGGTTATTACTCAAATCTATTAAACCGCTTACCAGATCTTTTTCTGAAATATCAGCAGTCCCCATCACTTCAGGTTGGCATTTATGCACTGTAAAAGCAAGCTCGTTGAGTAAATTGCGTACCTTGTCCTTGTCTATTTTCAAGAATTCTGCAATGCTGGGTTGTAATACCTTGATCGTGCCATCCGATTTGCGAACTGTCTTGGGGGCCACCCACCACTCAAGTAGCAGGTCTACGGTATCGGCATATAGCACTTCGCGTTTTTCCGGGAGGCTGCCGCCGCGCCATGCGTTCAAACTGGCCATAAGGGTCAGGAGCAGAGGCCGCTCGGCAAGGGCATACAGGCGGTTGTTTCCGGAGATCGTGCGTTTGAGTTTTTCCGCCTTCCCCTGCGCATCTACTCTGTTTGTGCCTCTTATATTAGCAGTGTGGATATACCAGTGATCAATAAAGTTGTTAATCTGTGCTCGACTGAATGGGGCGAGCACAGTTTCCGAAAATTCAGACAAACGCCAGTCCTGCTTCTGATAGGCGTATGTACGGCTGGTAACGATTATACGGCACCGGTGGAACGTATCAGCAAAATCCTCAACGGACTGCCTTATCTGTGTTCGTCGTTTGTCTGCCTCCGGTACTTCGTCCAGACCGTCAAAGAAAACTAATCCGCCTTTTTCAATCAGCTCCTTTTTCAGATAGGCGGCATACTCTTTTAATGCGAGTTCCGATTCGACAAACTGCCATATATGATCAGAAGTGGCTTTTTCTCCGACCGGTGGCAGTCCACGGGCCGCGAAATCACGTAAAATTATCCGGACAGGCATCAATGCTCCATGATTCCATGGTTGGGGTTTTCTTTTCTCTTCATCCTCTTCCGGTAGCGGAGATCTCAGCATCTCAAGATTAATCTTTTCATCACCGAGAAATTCACCGCTAAAACAGAGGGCCGCGAAATTCACAAATGTACTTTTCCCACTGCCGGGATCTCCAAGAATAACCAGTCTATTGTGTAGATCAAGTTGCTCCATCACTGATTGTCGGCGGCCCTCTCTTTCTGGAGATTTCTCCTTAAGCAGATTTTCGTGTTCTTCAGGAGTTAAGGTAATGAGCGCAGTATACACTGCGTCAAGTTTGAGTTGGGCTTCCTTCTCATCGATTACCGCTTTGGGATCAACTCCGGCAAGGGAGAGTTGCCGGCACTGTTGGAAAAGGTGGTTAAGATACACGTTGCGGAGGGCTATCGGGTCAAGGCTGTCAGAGGGCTGTATGA
Coding sequences:
- a CDS encoding TolC family protein — encoded protein: MNSGIIKNRFFSFFMSLSALLLFIAMFTNIVTAEENTNVLKIRWVIDEALRANPELQAAKLRWSASTEKIVQEKALDDPVIGFTYFGEQVQTRVGEKQAGVTASQKIPFFGKLRLKGEVARSEAKVSGGRYRTLEREIVAKAKSAFYELYWAYKSISINEESRDLLKRFVKIAEVKYATGKSTQQDVLKAQVELSGMINELISLEQLKETAVARINTLLNRHPDSPLGTPEEVDIEQLTVSLKDLYEKAKEVSPDLSILKYKIERDKAAYKLAKKQYYPDFTFGLNYTFINDMPSSVFLSPIGESRDSYTGTLSMNVPIFQKRKHDAGVREANARLKSSKMAYKNRENMTLFEVKDLHFKVQTAERLVKLYRDSIIPQAIQSMKAAESGYQAGQVGFLDLIDSQRVLLDFNHAFYRALADFGINVAGLERVVGVELSIEAE
- a CDS encoding carbohydrate kinase family protein, producing the protein MNTIVSGSLAYDRIMDFPGKFSDHILPDKVHVLNVCFMINELKENFGGTAGNIAYALSLQGESPTIVATAGRDFESYREWFNKNSISTDNIKVVEEELTAGAYITTDLSDNQITAFNPGAMKFCASYDFQSADHSNTVAIVSPGNLDDMFNFSNIYKQKKVDYIFDPGQSLPAWTKEKLIEMMDGSKIFICNDYELQLTQEKTSMTIEDILEKTEILVQTKSEHGSTVIMKEHGQTKNIDIPAADVNSVKDPTGAGDAYRAGLIKGFFLSDSDIVHAARIGSVSAAYCVEVYGPQNYNYTPDSFNKRFEDAFGEKAF
- a CDS encoding SUMF1/EgtB/PvdO family nonheme iron enzyme, with the translated sequence MPFSIQSWKGNLKKRFEGWSGRMKESGVKSIYAFVSASALLPVIQAVNGGDLAPIMELGKLVSGLGTSLLANRLQGWKDEADAAKKIESEIENNQDLRKELDELLQKLDAVTYAEKSLREDDRKWFEETLRKELDRMGNLQSFENVFIKADAVFIQPSDSLDPIALRNVYLNHLFQQCRQLSLAGVDPKAVIDEKEAQLKLDAVYTALITLTPEEHENLLKEKSPEREGRRQSVMEQLDLHNRLVILGDPGSGKSTFVNFAALCFSGEFLGDEKINLEMLRSPLPEEDEEKRKPQPWNHGALMPVRIILRDFAARGLPPVGEKATSDHIWQFVESELALKEYAAYLKKELIEKGGLVFFDGLDEVPEADKRRTQIRQSVEDFADTFHRCRIIVTSRTYAYQKQDWRLSEFSETVLAPFSRAQINNFIDHWYIHTANIRGTNRVDAQGKAEKLKRTISGNNRLYALAERPLLLTLMASLNAWRGGSLPEKREVLYADTVDLLLEWWVAPKTVRKSDGTIKVLQPSIAEFLKIDKDKVRNLLNELAFTVHKCQPEVMGTADISEKDLVSGLIDLSNNPEVKPARLIEFLVDRAGILLPRGIKVYTFPHRTFQEYLSACYLTDTDFPDQIAELVRKEPNRWREVALLACAKAARGTSSIIWTFVDAMCYCEPEDISKKTEDIWGAHIAAEALAESTNLTKLSEPNRKKLEKVRLYLREIISINAFPPGERTTAGVNLARIGDARKEVISLDEMPFCLVPKGDFQMGEKEGLHRNDTLSHDFWISQYPVTQSQFQKFIDDSGYKKEEYWKEAKDVKIWQDGKVKGRWDDTFREGPYQFSIPFSLPDHPVVGVTWYESLAFTRWLNEVWKNQGILPGDLIVKLPTEAEWEKAIRGGLEIPIKKFMKPVNDMNKIGVPTLEANTDPERIYPWGNEPDTNCANYSDTGIGSTSAAGCFSTGVTPYGCEEMSGNVWEWTRSIYKEYPYVPDDGRENLNESKDSYRVIRGGCFNNISGFVRCAYRGGDNPDDGDDVIGFRLVFSPF